A region of Prochlorothrix hollandica PCC 9006 = CALU 1027 DNA encodes the following proteins:
- a CDS encoding alr0857 family protein — translation MLKLIYTETGFHLERVAAPLEVLVTQRVALALRFGQTLHLEPGKASFLIPAHTEELLNLELSLPLEESQRLTIASVDEGLVELTVTGTWLAATATADEGLFFTVFSDRTEFLIHKVWQASKSQISCFG, via the coding sequence ATGTTGAAATTGATTTACACGGAAACGGGATTCCACCTGGAACGGGTGGCGGCTCCCCTGGAAGTTTTGGTGACTCAGCGGGTGGCCTTGGCGTTGCGGTTTGGCCAAACCCTGCACTTGGAACCGGGGAAAGCGTCGTTTCTGATCCCGGCCCACACCGAAGAGCTGTTGAATTTGGAACTGTCCTTACCCCTGGAGGAAAGCCAGCGTTTAACCATTGCGTCGGTGGATGAGGGGTTGGTGGAATTAACGGTGACGGGAACCTGGTTGGCGGCGACAGCCACGGCGGATGAAGGTCTATTTTTCACGGTTTTTAGCGATCGCACTGAATTTCTGATTCATAAGGTCTGGCAAGCGTCCAAGTCCCAGATTTCCTGTTTTGGCTAA